One genomic segment of Ipomoea triloba cultivar NCNSP0323 chromosome 9, ASM357664v1 includes these proteins:
- the LOC116030118 gene encoding cytochrome P450 94C1-like: MEIQGWPFENFIFFLIIIVSIFVLYLLRIKLLYCSCDVCNAYMSTSWYAKYNNLCDWYTHLLRNSPTKTIHIHVLQNTITANPENVEYMLKGRFENYPKGKAFSAILGDFLGQGIFNVDGDSWRFQRKIASMELGRSSVLSYAFEVIHTEIERRLLPVLAEKEVKDSVVDFQDVFRRFSFDCICRFSFGLDPKCLESLMPLSEFAVSFHLASKLSAERAMSASPVVWKIKRFLNIGSEKELRKSIEMINLLAMEVIKQRRKILGTSEDENHKDLLSRFMGSIADETYLRDIVISFLLAGRDTVASALTSFFWLIGKHPEAAEAILAEADRVIGKNGDPASCEEMGEHNYLQAAVYESMRLFPPIQFDSKFCVEDDVLPDGTAVKRGTRVTYHPYAMGRMEGIWGSDCLEFKPERWLKDGVFFQENPFKYPVFQAGLRVCLGKEMALLEVKSVALSVLRRFRIHLAQPHHTPRFSPGLTATFRDGLPVFIQQRCPSRP; this comes from the coding sequence ATGGAGATTCAAGGTTGGCCCTTTGAGAATTTCATCTTTTTCTTGATTATTATCGTCTCAATCTTTGTTCTCTATCTACTGAGGATAAAGCTCTTGTACTGCAGCTGCGATGTGTGCAACGCGTACATGTCAACGAGTTGGTATGCAAAGTACAACAATTTATGCGATTGGTACACTCATCTTCTCCGAAACTCGCCGACGAAAACCATACATATCCACGTTCTTCAGAACACCATAACGGCTAACCCGGAAAACGTGGAGTATATGTTGAAGGGCAGATTCGAGAATTACCCCAAGGGGAAAGCGTTCTCGGCGATCTTGGGGGATTTTCTTGGGCAGGGAATATTCAACGTGGACGGAGATTCGTGGCGGTTTCAGAGGAAGATAGCGAGTATGGAGCTGGGGAGGAGCTCCGTGCTATCGTACGCGTTTGAAGTGATTCACACGGAGATCGAGCGCCGCCTTTTACCGGTCCTGGCTGAGAAGGAAGTGAAAGACAGCGTGGTGGATTTCCAGGATGTTTTTAGGAGATTCTCTTTTGATTGTATTTGTAGATTCTCGTTCGGGTTGGATCCTAAATGTCTGGAATCTCTGATGCCGTTGTCGGAATTCGCGGTGTCGTTTCACTTGGCGTCGAAGCTGTCGGCGGAGAGGGCCATGAGCGCGTCGCCGGTTGTGTGGAAGATCAAGCGGTTTCTGAACATAGGGAGCGAGAAGGAGCTGAGAAAATCGATCGAGATGATTAATTTGCTCGCGATGGAGGTGATTAAACAACGGCGTAAGATACTAGGAACCAGCGAAGATGAAAACCACAAGGATCTTCTGTCGAGATTTATGGGGAGCATAGCGGACGAGACTTATTTGAGAGATATAGTGATCAGTTTCCTCCTGGCGGGGCGCGACACCGTGGCGTCCGCCTTGACTAGTTTCTTCTGGCTGATCGGAAAACACCCGGAAGCGGCGGAGGCCATTCTCGCCGAGGCGGATAGGGTGATCGGAAAAAACGGAGATCCGGCGAGCTGTGAGGAAATGGGGGAGCATAATTACCTGCAAGCGGCGGTGTACGAGAGCATGCGGCTTTTCCCGCCTATCCAATTCGACTCCAAGTTTTGCGTGGAGGACGACGTGTTGCCGGACGGGACGGCGGTGAAGAGGGGGACTAGGGTTACGTATCATCCTTATGCAATGGGGAGAATGGAGGGGATATGGGGCTCCGATTGCCTGGAATTTAAGCCGGAGAGATGGCTCAAAGATGGGGTTTTCTTCCAAGAAAACCCTTTCAAGTACCCGGTTTTTCAAGCCggacttagggtgtgtttgggaAAGGAAATGGCCCTTCTCGAGGTTAAGAGCGTAGCGCTGTCAGTCCTCCGCCGGTTTCGCATCCACTTGGCTCAGCCCCACCACACCCCCCGCTTCTCCCCCGGCCTCACCGCCACTTTCCGCGACGGCTTGCCGGTTTTCATCCAACAAAGGTGCCCGTCCCGCCCTTAA